The following proteins are encoded in a genomic region of Kosakonia oryzae:
- a CDS encoding IMPACT family protein, translating to MESWLIPAAPVTFSEEIKKSRFITLLAHTDGVEAAKAFVETVRAEHPDARHHCVAWVAGPPDDSQQLGFSDDGEPAGTAGKPMLAQLMGSGVGEITAVVVRYYGGVLLGTGGLVKAYGGGVQQALHQLATTRKMPLTEYTLWCDYAQLSGVETLLEQFEGKIVASEYQASVYLRVALPHSRLDAFSARLADFSRGTLQLLKTEE from the coding sequence ATGGAGAGCTGGCTGATACCGGCTGCGCCGGTCACCTTTAGCGAGGAGATCAAAAAGAGCCGTTTTATTACGCTGTTGGCGCATACCGACGGCGTGGAGGCAGCGAAGGCGTTTGTCGAAACTGTTCGGGCGGAGCACCCGGACGCCCGCCACCATTGTGTGGCGTGGGTTGCCGGGCCGCCGGATGATTCGCAGCAGTTGGGGTTTTCTGACGATGGCGAACCGGCGGGTACCGCAGGGAAGCCGATGCTGGCTCAGTTGATGGGCAGCGGTGTTGGCGAAATTACGGCGGTGGTGGTGCGCTATTATGGAGGCGTTTTATTGGGAACCGGCGGGCTGGTGAAAGCCTACGGCGGCGGTGTCCAGCAGGCGCTTCATCAACTCGCGACAACCCGCAAAATGCCGTTAACCGAATATACTTTGTGGTGTGATTACGCACAGTTGAGCGGAGTCGAAACGTTGCTTGAGCAATTTGAGGGGAAAATTGTTGCGAGCGAGTATCAGGCTTCCGTGTATCTGCGGGTGGCGCTTCCTCACAGCAGACTGGACGCATTTTCGGCAAGGCTCGCTGATTTTAGTCGTGGCACATTGCAATTGTTAAAAACTGAAGAATAA
- the birA gene encoding bifunctional biotin--[acetyl-CoA-carboxylase] ligase/biotin operon repressor BirA produces the protein MKDNTVPLTLISILANGEFHSGEQLGERLGMSRAAINKHIQTLRDWGIEVFTVPGKGYSLPEPIQLLDEALIRSRITQGNITVLPVIDSTNQYLLDRLNELHSGDACVAEYQQAGRGRRGRKWISPFGSNLYISMYWRLDQGPAAAIGLSLVIGIVMAEVLRDLGADQVRVKWPNDLYLQDRKLAGILVELTGKTGDAAQIVVGAGVNLMMRKAQAEDISQSWINLQEAGVRIDRNMLAIRLVTELRTALKCFEQEGLAPFLSRWEKLDNFINRPVKLIIGEKEIVGISRGIDAQGALLLEQDGVIKPWVGGEISLRSAE, from the coding sequence ATGAAGGATAATACCGTTCCATTAACGCTGATTTCTATTCTGGCAAATGGCGAATTCCATTCGGGCGAGCAACTGGGTGAACGCCTGGGAATGAGTCGCGCGGCAATCAATAAACATATCCAGACCCTTCGTGACTGGGGAATCGAAGTCTTTACCGTTCCGGGTAAGGGTTACAGTTTACCGGAACCTATCCAGCTTCTGGATGAAGCATTGATTCGTTCACGTATCACGCAGGGGAATATTACCGTTTTACCGGTGATTGATTCGACAAATCAGTATTTACTGGATCGCCTTAATGAGTTGCATTCGGGTGATGCCTGCGTGGCGGAATATCAACAGGCAGGCCGTGGCCGCCGTGGCCGCAAATGGATTTCTCCGTTCGGTTCGAATCTCTATATCTCCATGTACTGGCGTCTGGATCAAGGGCCAGCAGCGGCAATCGGGTTAAGTCTGGTGATAGGTATTGTAATGGCGGAAGTTTTACGCGATTTAGGTGCCGATCAGGTGCGGGTTAAATGGCCGAATGATCTCTATCTTCAGGATCGTAAACTAGCGGGCATCCTCGTCGAACTAACCGGTAAAACTGGCGATGCGGCGCAGATCGTGGTTGGTGCTGGAGTTAATCTGATGATGCGCAAAGCCCAGGCTGAAGATATTAGCCAGAGCTGGATTAACCTGCAGGAAGCCGGTGTTCGCATCGATCGCAACATGCTCGCCATACGTCTGGTTACTGAATTACGCACTGCCCTGAAATGCTTTGAACAAGAAGGGCTTGCTCCGTTCCTTTCCCGCTGGGAAAAATTGGATAACTTTATTAATCGTCCGGTAAAACTGATTATCGGTGAGAAAGAAATTGTAGGTATTTCCCGGGGTATTGATGCGCAAGGAGCACTACTGCTTGAACAGGATGGGGTTATAAAACCCTGGGTCGGCGGAGAAATTTCACTGCGCAGTGCAGAATAA
- the trkH gene encoding Trk system potassium transporter TrkH: MHFRAITRIVGLLVILFSGTMILPGLVALIYRDGAGRAFTQTFFVALVIGSILWWPNRREKGELKSREGFLIVVLFWTVLGSVGALPFVFSESPNLTVTDAFFESFSGLTTTGATTLIGLDSLPHAILFYRQMLQWFGGMGIIVLAVAILPILGVGGMQLYRAEMPGPLKDNKMRPRIAETAKTLWLIYVLLTVACALALWFAGMPAFDAIGHSFATIAIGGFSTHDASIGYFNSPTINTIIAIFLLISGCNYGLHFSLLSGRSLKVYWRDPEFRMFIGVQLTLVVICTVVLWFHNIYSSALMTINQAFFQVVSMATTAGFTTDSISRWPLFLPVLLLCSAFIGGCAGSTGGGLKVIRILLLFKQGNRELKRLVHPNAVYSIKLGNRALPERILEAVWGFFSAYALVFIVSMLAIIATGVDDFSAFASVVATLNNLGPGLGVVADNFASMNPVAKWVLIANMLFGRLEVFTLLVLFTPTFWRE; the protein is encoded by the coding sequence ATGCATTTTCGCGCCATAACCCGAATCGTTGGACTGCTGGTCATCCTCTTTTCCGGGACGATGATCTTACCTGGACTGGTAGCCCTTATTTACCGTGATGGTGCGGGCCGTGCATTCACGCAAACCTTCTTCGTCGCGCTGGTGATTGGTTCTATTCTTTGGTGGCCGAACCGCCGTGAGAAAGGGGAGTTGAAATCCCGCGAAGGGTTTTTGATTGTCGTGCTGTTCTGGACGGTGCTGGGGAGCGTGGGGGCGTTGCCGTTCGTCTTTTCCGAAAGCCCGAATCTGACGGTGACAGATGCTTTTTTTGAATCCTTCTCGGGCCTGACAACGACCGGGGCGACCACGCTGATTGGGCTGGATTCGTTGCCGCATGCGATTCTTTTCTATCGCCAGATGCTGCAATGGTTCGGTGGGATGGGGATCATCGTGCTGGCGGTGGCCATCCTGCCAATTCTTGGCGTCGGCGGGATGCAGCTCTATCGCGCCGAAATGCCGGGGCCGCTGAAAGATAACAAAATGCGCCCGCGTATTGCTGAGACGGCGAAAACCCTATGGCTTATTTATGTGTTGCTTACGGTCGCTTGCGCGCTGGCGCTATGGTTTGCCGGAATGCCAGCTTTTGACGCCATTGGACATAGTTTTGCCACCATCGCGATTGGTGGTTTCTCTACGCATGATGCCAGCATTGGCTATTTCAACAGCCCCACTATCAACACCATCATTGCTATCTTCCTGCTGATTTCCGGGTGTAACTACGGTTTGCACTTCTCATTGCTGAGCGGGCGTAGTCTGAAAGTTTACTGGCGCGATCCGGAATTCAGAATGTTTATTGGCGTACAACTGACGCTGGTGGTCATCTGCACCGTGGTGCTGTGGTTCCATAATATCTACAGCTCGGCGTTGATGACGATTAACCAGGCTTTCTTCCAGGTGGTCTCAATGGCGACCACGGCCGGGTTTACGACCGACAGTATCTCCCGCTGGCCGCTTTTCTTGCCGGTGTTGTTGCTCTGTTCCGCTTTTATCGGCGGCTGCGCCGGTTCGACGGGCGGCGGTCTGAAGGTGATCCGCATTCTGCTGCTGTTTAAGCAGGGCAACCGCGAGCTGAAAAGACTGGTGCATCCGAATGCGGTGTACAGCATTAAGTTGGGTAATCGTGCATTGCCGGAACGTATTCTTGAAGCGGTGTGGGGCTTCTTCTCCGCTTATGCGCTGGTCTTTATCGTCAGCATGCTGGCGATCATCGCCACGGGAGTAGATGACTTTTCAGCATTTGCCTCTGTGGTTGCGACGCTCAATAACCTTGGGCCGGGGCTGGGTGTGGTAGCGGATAATTTTGCCAGCATGAATCCGGTCGCCAAATGGGTGCTCATCGCGAATATGCTGTTTGGTCGTCTGGAGGTCTTCACGTTGCTGGTACTGTTTACCCCGACCTTCTGGCGCGAATAA
- the nusG gene encoding transcription termination/antitermination protein NusG yields the protein MSEAPKKRWYVVQAFSGFEGRVATSLREHIKLHNMEELFGEVMVPTEEVVEIRGGQRRKSERKFFPGYVLVQMVMNDASWHLVRSVPRVMGFIGGTSDRPAPISDKEVDAIMNRLQQVGDKPRPKTLFEPGEMVRVSDGPFADFNGVVEEVDYEKSRLKVSVSIFGRATPVELDFSQVEKA from the coding sequence ATGTCTGAAGCTCCTAAAAAGCGCTGGTACGTCGTTCAGGCGTTTTCCGGTTTTGAAGGCCGCGTAGCAACATCGCTGCGCGAGCATATCAAATTACACAACATGGAAGAGTTGTTTGGCGAAGTTATGGTTCCAACCGAAGAAGTGGTTGAAATCCGTGGCGGCCAGCGTCGCAAAAGCGAACGTAAATTCTTCCCGGGCTACGTGCTTGTCCAGATGGTAATGAATGATGCCAGTTGGCACCTGGTACGCAGCGTTCCGCGCGTTATGGGCTTCATCGGTGGTACGTCCGATCGTCCCGCGCCGATTAGCGATAAAGAAGTCGATGCGATTATGAACCGCCTTCAGCAGGTGGGTGATAAGCCGCGTCCGAAAACGCTGTTTGAGCCGGGCGAAATGGTCCGCGTTAGCGACGGTCCGTTCGCTGACTTTAACGGCGTTGTTGAAGAAGTGGACTACGAGAAGTCCCGTCTGAAAGTTTCCGTTTCTATCTTTGGTCGTGCGACTCCGGTAGAACTGGATTTCAGCCAGGTAGAAAAAGCTTAA
- the murB gene encoding UDP-N-acetylmuramate dehydrogenase: MNHSLKPWNTFGIDRNAHHIVCAETPLQLLNAWQAAVQSQQAVLILGEGSNVLFLEDFSGTVIINRIMGIEVREEADAWYLHVGAGENWHHLVQLTLERGMPGLENLALIPGCTGSSPIQNIGAYGIELQRVCNYVDCVELSSGESKRLSAEACRFGYRDSIFKHEYQNRYAITAVGLRLAKNWQPVLTYGDLTRLDPATVTPKEVFDAVCHMRTSKLPDPKVNGNAGSFFKNPVISAEQAGILLSAFPGAPHYPQADGSVKLAAGWLIDQCQLKGVAIGGAAIHHLQALVLINTGQATSDDVVQLAHLVRQRVGEKFNVWLEPEVRFIGCAGEVNAVETIA, encoded by the coding sequence ATGAATCACTCCCTTAAACCATGGAATACCTTTGGTATTGATCGGAATGCCCACCATATTGTCTGTGCCGAAACGCCGCTGCAACTGCTCAATGCATGGCAGGCTGCGGTACAGAGCCAGCAGGCCGTGCTGATTCTGGGTGAAGGCAGCAACGTGCTGTTTCTGGAAGATTTTTCCGGAACGGTCATTATCAACCGTATTATGGGTATTGAGGTGCGTGAAGAAGCCGATGCATGGTATCTACACGTCGGCGCGGGTGAAAATTGGCATCATTTGGTGCAGTTGACTCTGGAACGCGGAATGCCGGGTCTTGAGAATCTGGCGCTTATCCCGGGTTGTACGGGAAGTTCCCCGATTCAGAATATCGGTGCATATGGAATCGAGTTGCAGCGCGTCTGCAACTACGTCGACTGTGTCGAACTCAGCAGTGGTGAATCGAAGCGCTTGTCCGCAGAGGCTTGTCGTTTTGGCTATCGTGACAGCATCTTTAAACATGAGTACCAGAATCGTTATGCCATCACGGCGGTCGGTTTACGTCTGGCAAAAAACTGGCAACCGGTACTTACCTACGGTGATTTGACTCGGCTTGACCCCGCAACGGTCACACCGAAAGAGGTTTTTGACGCTGTATGTCATATGCGTACCAGCAAATTACCGGACCCAAAAGTTAACGGGAATGCTGGTAGTTTCTTTAAAAATCCGGTGATCTCAGCAGAACAGGCTGGCATCTTGCTCTCCGCCTTTCCTGGCGCTCCGCATTATCCGCAAGCTGACGGGTCTGTAAAGCTGGCGGCTGGCTGGCTGATCGATCAATGTCAGCTAAAAGGCGTCGCTATTGGCGGTGCAGCGATCCATCATTTACAAGCACTGGTGCTGATAAATACCGGGCAGGCCACAAGTGATGATGTGGTACAGCTCGCCCACCTCGTACGCCAGCGCGTAGGCGAGAAGTTTAATGTCTGGCTCGAGCCGGAAGTGCGTTTTATCGGCTGCGCCGGTGAGGTGAATGCCGTGGAGACGATTGCATGA
- the coaA gene encoding type I pantothenate kinase, whose translation MSKKEQTLMTPYLQFNRSQWAALRDSVPMTLTEGEIARLKGINEDLSLEEVAEIYLPLSRLLNFYISSNLRRQAVLEQFLGTNGQRIPYIISIAGSVAVGKSTTARVLQALLSRWPEHRRVELITTDGFLHPNQVLKDRGLMKKKGFPQSYDMHRLVQFVSDIKSGVPNVTAPVYSHLIYDVIPDGDKTVAQPDILILEGLNVLQSGMDYPHDPHHVFVSDFVDFSIYVDAPEDLLQTWYINRFLKFREGAFTNPDSYFHNYAKLSEQEAIEIALSLWKEINGLNLKENILPTRERASLIMTKSANHAVEQVRLRK comes from the coding sequence ATGAGTAAAAAAGAGCAAACGTTAATGACGCCTTACTTACAGTTTAATCGCAGCCAGTGGGCTGCTCTTCGTGATTCAGTTCCGATGACGCTTACTGAGGGCGAAATCGCACGATTAAAAGGCATTAATGAAGACCTTTCTTTGGAAGAAGTTGCAGAGATTTATCTCCCCCTTTCCCGTTTACTCAATTTCTATATCAGTTCGAACCTGCGCCGCCAGGCCGTACTTGAGCAGTTCCTTGGGACGAATGGGCAACGCATTCCGTACATCATCAGCATTGCAGGCAGCGTAGCGGTAGGAAAAAGTACTACCGCCCGTGTGCTACAGGCATTATTGAGCCGCTGGCCAGAACATCGTCGTGTTGAACTCATTACGACTGATGGTTTTCTGCATCCCAATCAGGTACTGAAAGATCGTGGGCTAATGAAGAAAAAAGGCTTCCCGCAATCTTATGATATGCATCGCCTGGTGCAGTTTGTTTCGGATATTAAATCCGGGGTGCCGAATGTCACAGCGCCGGTTTATTCGCATCTGATATATGACGTAATCCCGGATGGAGATAAAACGGTCGCTCAGCCTGATATTTTAATTCTCGAAGGGTTGAATGTATTACAGAGCGGTATGGATTATCCTCATGACCCGCATCATGTATTTGTCTCCGATTTTGTCGACTTTTCTATTTATGTTGATGCGCCGGAAGACCTATTACAAACCTGGTATATCAACCGCTTCCTGAAGTTCCGCGAAGGCGCATTTACCAACCCTGACTCCTATTTCCACAATTATGCGAAATTATCCGAACAGGAAGCGATTGAGATCGCCTTGTCGCTGTGGAAAGAAATTAACGGTTTAAATCTTAAAGAAAATATTTTACCAACCCGCGAGCGGGCCAGCCTGATTATGACTAAAAGCGCAAACCATGCGGTTGAGCAAGTTCGTTTGCGTAAATAA
- the pepQ gene encoding Xaa-Pro dipeptidase — translation MDSLAELYKNHIVTLQKRTRDVLARFKLDALLIHSGELFNVFLDDHPYPFKVNPQFKAWVPVTQVPNCWLLVDGVNKPKLWFYLPVDYWHNVEPLPTSFWTDEVEVIALPKADGIGSQLPAARSNIAYIGPVAERALSLDIAANNINPKGVIDYLHYYRAYKTDYELACMREAQKTAVMGHRAAHEAFQSGMSEFDINLAYLTATGHRDTDVPYSNIVALNEHAAVLHYTKLDHRAPAEMRSFLLDAGAEYNGYAADLTRTWAANSDTDYAQLVKDVNEEQLALIATMKAGVNYVEYHIQFHQRIAKLLRRHQIITDISEEAMVEQDITGPFMPHGIGHPLGLQVHDVAGFMQDDSGTHLAAPSKYPYLRCTRVMEPRMVLTIEPGIYFIESLLSSWREGPLSKHFNWHKIDALKPFGGIRIEDNVVIHENSIENMTRDQKLA, via the coding sequence ATGGACTCACTGGCAGAGCTTTATAAAAATCATATTGTTACGTTACAGAAGCGCACCCGTGATGTGCTGGCGCGCTTTAAGCTCGACGCGTTACTTATTCACTCTGGCGAGCTATTTAACGTCTTTCTTGATGACCATCCCTATCCGTTTAAAGTGAACCCGCAGTTTAAAGCCTGGGTGCCGGTGACGCAGGTGCCGAACTGCTGGCTGCTGGTAGATGGTGTGAACAAACCGAAGCTGTGGTTCTACCTGCCGGTGGATTACTGGCACAACGTTGAACCGCTGCCGACTTCCTTCTGGACTGACGAGGTAGAGGTGATTGCTCTGCCGAAAGCGGACGGCATTGGCAGCCAGTTGCCTGCGGCGCGCAGCAATATCGCCTATATTGGTCCGGTTGCCGAACGCGCGTTGAGCCTCGACATTGCCGCCAACAACATCAACCCGAAAGGGGTGATCGATTACCTGCATTACTACCGTGCCTATAAAACCGATTATGAACTGGCCTGCATGCGTGAAGCGCAGAAAACGGCGGTAATGGGCCATCGCGCGGCGCATGAAGCCTTCCAGTCCGGCATGAGCGAGTTCGACATCAATCTGGCTTACCTGACCGCGACCGGCCATCGTGATACCGATGTCCCTTACAGCAATATCGTGGCGCTGAACGAACATGCGGCGGTGCTGCATTACACCAAACTGGATCACCGCGCGCCGGCTGAGATGCGCAGCTTCCTGCTGGATGCTGGCGCGGAATACAACGGTTATGCCGCCGACCTGACGCGTACCTGGGCGGCGAACAGCGACACCGATTATGCCCAGTTGGTGAAAGACGTAAATGAAGAACAACTGGCGCTGATCGCCACCATGAAAGCGGGCGTCAATTACGTTGAGTACCATATTCAGTTCCATCAGCGTATTGCGAAGCTGCTGCGCCGCCATCAAATTATCACCGATATCAGTGAAGAAGCGATGGTTGAACAGGACATCACCGGGCCGTTTATGCCGCATGGTATTGGCCATCCGCTGGGGCTGCAGGTGCATGATGTTGCGGGGTTTATGCAGGATGACAGCGGTACACATCTGGCGGCGCCGTCAAAATATCCCTATCTGCGCTGCACGCGTGTAATGGAGCCGCGTATGGTGTTGACTATCGAGCCGGGCATCTACTTTATTGAATCGCTGCTTTCATCGTGGCGCGAGGGGCCGCTCAGCAAACACTTCAACTGGCATAAAATTGACGCGTTAAAACCGTTTGGCGGTATCCGCATCGAAGATAACGTGGTTATTCACGAGAACAGCATTGAAAATATGACGCGGGATCAGAAGCTGGCGTAA
- the secE gene encoding preprotein translocase subunit SecE, which produces MSANTEAQGSGRGLEAMKWVVVAVLLLVAIVGNYLYRDMMLPLRALAVVILIAAAGGVALLTTKGKATVAFAREARTEVRKVIWPTRQETLHTTLIVAAVTAVMSLILWGLDGILVRLVSFITGLRF; this is translated from the coding sequence ATGAGTGCGAATACCGAAGCTCAAGGGAGCGGGCGCGGCCTGGAAGCGATGAAGTGGGTTGTTGTTGCAGTACTGCTGCTCGTGGCTATCGTTGGCAACTATCTTTATCGTGACATGATGCTGCCACTCCGCGCGCTGGCAGTTGTTATTTTGATTGCTGCAGCAGGTGGTGTCGCGCTGTTGACGACGAAGGGTAAAGCGACAGTTGCATTTGCCCGCGAAGCGAGAACCGAAGTACGTAAAGTGATTTGGCCTACTCGTCAGGAAACGTTGCACACCACATTGATCGTGGCTGCGGTAACCGCAGTCATGTCACTGATCCTGTGGGGACTGGATGGTATTCTGGTTCGCCTGGTTTCCTTTATCACTGGCCTGAGGTTCTGA
- the tuf gene encoding elongation factor Tu, which yields MSKEKFERTKPHVNVGTIGHVDHGKTTLTAAITTVLAKAYGGSARAFDQIDNAPEEKARGITINTSHVEYDTPTRHYAHVDCPGHADYVKNMITGAAQMDGAILVVAATDGPMPQTREHILLARQVGVPYIIVFLNKCDMVDDEELLELVEMEVRELLSQYDFPGDDTPIVHGSALKALEGDAEWEAKIIELAGFLDSYIPEPERAIDKPFLLPIEDVFSISGRGTVVTGRVERGIIKVGEEVEIVGIKPTAKSTCTGVEMFRKLLDEGRAGENVGILLRGIKREDIERGQVLSKPGSINPHTKFESEVYILSKDEGGRHTPFFKGYRPQFYFRTTDVTGTIELPEGVEMVMPGDNIKMVVTLIHAIAMDEGLRFAIREGGRTVGAGVVAKVVS from the coding sequence ATGTCTAAAGAAAAGTTTGAACGTACAAAACCGCACGTTAACGTCGGTACTATCGGCCACGTTGACCATGGTAAAACAACGCTGACTGCTGCAATCACTACCGTTCTGGCAAAAGCCTACGGTGGTTCTGCTCGCGCATTCGATCAGATCGATAACGCGCCGGAAGAAAAAGCTCGTGGTATCACCATCAACACTTCTCACGTTGAATATGACACCCCGACTCGCCACTATGCGCACGTAGACTGCCCGGGGCACGCCGACTATGTTAAAAACATGATCACCGGTGCTGCGCAGATGGACGGCGCGATCCTGGTTGTAGCTGCGACTGACGGCCCGATGCCGCAGACCCGTGAGCACATCCTGCTGGCTCGTCAGGTAGGCGTTCCGTACATCATCGTGTTCCTGAACAAATGCGACATGGTTGATGACGAAGAGCTGCTGGAACTGGTTGAGATGGAAGTTCGCGAACTGCTGTCTCAGTACGATTTCCCGGGCGACGACACGCCGATCGTTCACGGTTCTGCTCTGAAAGCGCTGGAAGGCGACGCAGAGTGGGAAGCGAAAATCATCGAACTGGCTGGCTTCCTGGATTCCTACATCCCGGAACCGGAGCGTGCGATTGACAAGCCGTTCCTGCTGCCGATCGAAGACGTATTCTCCATCTCCGGCCGTGGTACCGTTGTTACCGGTCGTGTAGAGCGCGGCATCATCAAAGTAGGTGAAGAAGTTGAAATCGTGGGTATCAAACCTACCGCGAAATCCACCTGTACTGGTGTTGAAATGTTCCGCAAACTGCTGGACGAAGGTCGTGCGGGCGAGAACGTGGGTATTCTGCTGCGTGGTATCAAACGTGAAGATATCGAACGTGGTCAGGTACTGTCGAAGCCGGGTTCCATCAATCCGCACACCAAATTTGAATCTGAAGTTTATATCCTGTCCAAAGACGAAGGCGGCCGTCACACTCCGTTCTTCAAAGGTTACCGTCCGCAGTTCTACTTCCGTACAACTGACGTGACAGGCACCATCGAACTGCCGGAAGGCGTGGAGATGGTAATGCCGGGCGACAACATCAAAATGGTTGTTACCCTGATTCACGCAATTGCGATGGACGAAGGTCTGCGTTTCGCAATCCGTGAAGGCGGCCGTACCGTTGGCGCGGGTGTTGTAGCAAAAGTTGTCAGCTAA
- a CDS encoding GNAT family N-acetyltransferase, translated as MKIVLLNAATLPVYCPELAELLLDALHSGASIGYQRAISQQEAENAFSRLRNELETGERLIWIARDEQGVAGSVSLQFPMQPEALNRANIKLLLVHRRVRRTGIGKKLLTELEKTACMRQRGLLWLETPSGSAAEVFYRSQGYRCLGEIPDYLCSADGYYQPAAIYFKRLFAVNQFVRSIAS; from the coding sequence ATGAAAATTGTCTTGTTAAACGCAGCTACTTTGCCGGTCTACTGTCCGGAACTCGCTGAACTACTGCTTGATGCACTTCATAGTGGCGCCTCCATTGGGTATCAACGCGCGATTAGCCAGCAGGAAGCAGAAAACGCTTTCTCGCGGTTACGCAACGAGCTGGAGACAGGTGAACGCCTGATCTGGATTGCACGCGATGAGCAGGGCGTTGCCGGCAGCGTTAGTCTGCAATTCCCCATGCAACCTGAAGCACTGAACCGGGCCAACATAAAATTGTTGCTGGTACACCGCCGTGTACGGCGCACCGGTATTGGGAAGAAGCTCCTGACGGAGCTGGAGAAAACAGCCTGTATGCGCCAGCGCGGTCTGCTTTGGCTGGAAACACCGTCAGGTTCTGCTGCAGAAGTATTTTATCGTTCGCAAGGATATCGCTGCCTTGGGGAAATTCCCGATTATCTCTGTTCAGCGGATGGTTATTACCAACCAGCAGCCATTTACTTCAAACGTTTATTTGCGGTTAATCAGTTTGTTCGTTCTATTGCCAGTTGA
- the hemG gene encoding menaquinone-dependent protoporphyrinogen IX dehydrogenase produces MKTLILFSTRDGQTREIASYLASELNDLGVCADVVNLNRTQEIDWSKYERVVIGASIRYGHFHPALANFVKKHLSQLNKLPGAFFSVNLVARKPEKSSPQTNSYTRKFLLSSPWQPDRCAVFAGALRYPHYRWYDRLMIQLIMKMTGGETDRRKEVVYTDWQQVANFAREIAQLNSKSGV; encoded by the coding sequence GTGAAAACATTAATTCTTTTCTCAACCCGGGATGGGCAAACGCGGGAGATTGCTTCTTATCTGGCTTCAGAGCTTAACGATCTGGGCGTCTGTGCGGATGTGGTTAACCTGAACCGCACGCAAGAGATTGACTGGAGTAAATATGAGCGGGTAGTCATTGGTGCGTCCATTCGCTATGGGCACTTTCATCCGGCGTTGGCCAATTTTGTGAAAAAGCATCTGTCACAGCTGAATAAACTGCCGGGAGCATTCTTTTCCGTCAACCTGGTGGCGCGCAAACCCGAGAAAAGCTCGCCGCAAACGAACAGCTATACGCGTAAGTTTTTGCTGTCGTCGCCCTGGCAGCCGGATCGCTGCGCCGTATTTGCCGGTGCGCTGCGTTACCCGCACTATCGATGGTACGACCGATTGATGATCCAGCTGATTATGAAGATGACGGGCGGTGAAACGGATAGACGTAAAGAAGTGGTCTATACCGACTGGCAGCAGGTGGCGAATTTTGCCCGTGAAATAGCTCAGTTAAACAGCAAATCGGGCGTTTAA